agtaattgattTCTTTGATTGCTGACACAAAACAAACGTAACCACAACAATTACCAATTCCCAAAGTGACTCGACTTTCCCACCGCGTCGCATCCATCTCTACCTTGCGAACACGCCGCCGCCGATGTCGTGAAAACTCTCTCAGCCGTTAACACTCTCAGGTTCGAGATCTTCGTCCCTTCAATGGATGATTAGGGTTAAATGCTTTCCTATTTATTGCAAAATCAAACCTACTTTCTGGCCTGCCTCGTTAGTTTTACTCCCTTTTAATCAAACTAGTCGCAAAATTGAGAGTTGTTCTCCGTTTTCTATAGCCGTTGTTGATTGAATTTAGTTAATTTGCACTTTAGTTTGCTATTCTCATTGTCTATTGATTCGAATCATAGGATACAGAAGAAGAAACTACAAACACAAAGTTTGTAACTGCAgaataacaaaaattgaacGAACCTAATTCGGTGTCCAGTTCTGTTTGGCTATGCACACATTTCAGTTTTTTCACTTATGATTCACAGAACTGGCCTGGTGGTCATCTTATGATTGAAACTCCACATACTTTCCTTTTGGTTTTGGAATTATAAGTTTTACCtgtattttcctttatttaaaTAGTGTTTTTACTCCACTACTTAATTTGATGTCTATTGTCTTCATCTTGCTTCAGCAGAAATAGAAGTTATAGTGCAAAGTTCAATTGGACATAGAATAACATAATGAGGCGTAGACCTGGAATTGGAGGTTTGCAGAATGCCGCCGCTGCTAGGGTTCTTCCCACTCCTTCtctttatattaaatataaatgcGAATCTTGCTTTATATTTGGCTgtactttttataaatatttttggatgattAAAGGATCAGTACCGATTGCTTGGAGAAAATGTGGCAAAATTGCGGACTGATCTCATGAAAGAACAACTTGCTACATTTCGTTCTCAGCTAGAAGACTTTGCCCGCAAACACAAGgttctcttttctcttttctttttttatttttttattttgagtaagGTTTAGTATAGCTTCCTTGACTGAAGTttgctcattttttttttcagaaataattattgacaaaaaaaatttaacttaaTTCTCCCAAATTTCAGTTGTCAACGTGACTATTGGTACAGAAAAAGTGGGCCCGATCTGGATTtgaaaaccaaataaaaatattgggtataattatgtcaatacTGGAAGTGTGGTCTATTTCTTGATGATGGGAAAACTTTGATCTAGAACATGATTTAaccattttaataattattataccATCTCTTCgctttattttcataattcttTTGTCTAGCTTTTATCAGTAACCTGTTTCTTTGAGTAATTTATACCACAATAGTTATTGTGTGGTGCAAGCTGCCAATCTcacattattttgaaaaagcaaatattttatagttaaaTTTAGCGGGAACTATGCCAATGAAGCACTCAAAGTCTATCCAGAGATAGTGACTGAGTATCTTGTCTCCATTGTCCAAAATTTTTTGTGAAGTTTATATGAAAGAGGCTAAAGGCCTAGTTGGTTGGACTTGGACTGTATGATAAGATGTTGAGTTAAATGAAATGTATGAGAATCCCAATTCAGGTTCCTCTTGTTTTTTGTCTAGcattaaaaacaaagaaatataTCCATCAAAAGGTAATAACTCCATCTACCTTATTTGTTGCATGCAAAAAGTCCGATGAATTTGGTGAAGCTTTGATTATAAGCATGAAAATTTCTAGCCTTATGTGCCATAACCATCACTATACCAAATAAGAGATACTACATCTTTGCAGCTTCTGATCAAAGTTAGTTCACATTCTTATGCAGTTTGCTATAACTGATTCCCCTAATTccttatcaaaatatttaaagtatTTGCTTGTCTCATCATTCTGTTTGGTTTGATAGAATGACATCCGCAAGAATCCAGCATTTCGGTCGCAGTTTCATGAGATGTGTGCCAAAGTTGGAGTTGATCCTCTGGCTTCTAATAAGGGTTTCTGGGCTGAACTATTGGGCATTGGTGACTTCTATTACGAACTTGGTTGGTTCCACACCTCTTCATTGATCTCTTACGCTAAGCTGTTTGCCACACTTATATTATTGCCTGTCACTATTGTATTTTGACAAGTATCTAGTTTCACTCCCggtgtttattttattttattcataacaGTTTTGGCCTCATGTTTCCCTTATGTATAGACAGTCTCTGTTCTTTCACTTCTAACTGTAACAAATCCATGTATCTAGACAGGGGTGCAAATTGTTGATATTTGCTTGGCTACCAGACCTCACAATGGAGGTCTGATCAGCTTGGAAGAGCTTTGTAAACTGCTTGGTCAAAGAAGGAAAGGGACTCGCGAGGCTATCTCTCAGGATGATTGTTTGCGTGCCATAAGTAAGCTGAAGGTAATTTGGTCTTGATCTTATCGCTGATGTtatgttagtggaatatgtttGAGGATACCCctcaaatcatttttaatcaCCTGTCTGATTAATTTTAGCAATGCACttgggatggaaggagtatcaTTTATGTAGTCTCTTAAAAGTGACAAGCTATATTTGATTGCTTTCCACAATAATTATCAATGTTTGGATAAAAATATGGTTTATTTTCTGATTGGCACACTACAAGCTTATTTTTCTCCTAAACTTAAGATGCAACATTAGATCTCTTCTCTTACCCACTTTCATATATGCATGTGTGTGCACATCTGTCTGCATTCATCTGtctcattttctatatatattttaggTAGCTTGTTACcgattttatattattgatatCATTGCGAATTACAGTGCTAAACACGTAAAATTGTTTCAGGTCCTCGGGAACGGTTTTGAGGTCATTTCTCTTGGCAAGAAGAAGCTTGTTAGATCTGTCCCCACAGAGTTGAATAAAGACCACAATGAAATCTTGGAGCTAGCGCAGGTTTCCCCTTCAGCCCTTGACGAATTTTACTGCTGTATTCTTGATTTTATCACTTTCATATCTAGATATGTTTTTTACCCTTGGCATATATTCTTGAACCAGCTGCAGTTTCAGTTTTCTGTTTGTGCCCCTACACATTTTATCATTCCTAGGTAGATGCAGTATAGATCTATATGCTAGCAAACTCTCTATTCATGGTTTTGGTTGCTTGTCTATATCAAACTAACACTGGCTTAAGTTGGTTACTGAAATTTTGGGATCCCACCATGACACCATCTAAGAAGAAACATCTCTACGGAGCATCTTGTTGATTCTACTCGTCTTATGATCTTATCCATGCCTTATGGTTGTAAATTGACGTGTGTCCACAGAATCCTCTTGTTTGAGGCTGTGTATGTTATAGCATGTGCTTTGGGTTATGGTCAAGGTTTTAATAGTACTTACTGTAATTATTTGTTATGCTGTTTCATTAGGGTCAAGGCTTTGTGACAGTTGATGAAGTTCAGAGACGGCTCTCTTGGTCTTCTGGACGTGCAACTGATGCCCTCGAGACTTTACTAGAAGTAAGTTGCTGCtgctattttttctttttagatgCTTAAAACTTTGATTCCAAATGAGTATAGAGCTTTTCTGGTACATGTTGGATAATACAGGAAGGTCTTGCCATGATTGATAATGGACACAAGGATGGTAGAAGCCGATATTGGTTTCCTTGCGTATCATCTGTATCTTCTTACTCAGCATCTGATGCTATATAAGGTTCGGTTCTTTATCttgttttatgtaattttgtgtTATACAGTGGCTTAATTGTCACAATTGTAAGGAGTGTTGTGTTGTTAAGTTTGTATGGAAAATACCTGCTTTtgtgtttctattttggaaGGTTGACTATctacactattttttttttatcgtatgTAAGAGCGGAGAGCAAATTGATCCACCTGTTTAGGTATTCAAGTTCAACTCTTGTTGATGCTCCTTTAAGATAATATTAACGTCAATAATATGATTTCCTTGAGAATTCCCTTGAACTTTGATCATTGGTCCGATTCTTTATAACATCATGCTACGTTGCCCTTATTCTATATTGGTGGCTGCTCTgaagattgtttttttttttcttcttttttactcaaataacaaattatagatttttttcCCTACATAGTTCCAACTATGTAACATATAGGGTGGTTAATTGATCAGTTCGATTAGCAACTGAATTGAACTGATTAGTCAGTTAACTGAGTAAAGAATTAGCCAAAATCCTTAATGCGTTTGAGGCAAAGGAAGATATCTTCACAGAAATAGTCCTTTGAATTTTAGGACGTCTCAGGGACTATAGGTTGACATTCCTTTAAAGGCAGTAGAGGAGGCAAATGCTTTAATTCGACATTCGACAAGTATGTGTTGGTATAGATAAGCGCATATGAGTGGTTCAAACTCTCAGCCAaggcaacaacaacaataagcTAACTCCTATTAACAGAATCCCTTCCATCCCTCAACTCTCACTGCAAATATGTCACATGCCTTGGAGCTCATAGCTTCCACTCACCCCCTTCCCTCAATTCACCTACTGAGTGTGGAATTGATGGATACTCCATCGCCTCATGATATTGAGATTCGCGCTACTCATCACATTTCCAGTGATATCTCATATATGAATTCTAGCCTAGGATACCATGGAGGTAATAAACTCCAACTTGGAAATGGTATACCATGGAGGTAATAAACTCCAACTTGGAAATGGTAttagtgtttaaatatttctaataTTGGTCAATCATATTTTCTACATTTCACTCTAAACTCTTTTCTTAAAAATCCCTTCCATTTTCCTATGATAACTAGTAATCTTCTTAGTGTTTTTCGAATTGCCAAAGATAACAATGTATTTTTGAGATTCACTCTTCCTTTTTGTCTTGTTAATGATCAGTTTACGGACTCATTCTCAAGGGCACTCTTAAACAAGGTCTGTATCTCTTTTTCCCAAGTTGCCTGTCAAGCCTTCTAGGATTTCTAGCATTTCCAATTTAGTCAAGAGTTCCCGTAAGCAACCTACTACTACCAAGCATATCTAGGACATGTTTATGCAGTTCAAACTTCAACCCCTATGTTCTTGTTTCTTGTATAGATCCATGGGACAAGAAACTTGACCACTGTGCTTTTGATGTAGCTGAGAAAGCTCTCCGCAAAATGTAACTCAATGAAATCTGTAATATTCATTTAACTCAATTAAATCAAgtttcttataaaaatatgtgcatttgaAATGACATGGGAACTAAAACACAactggtaaagtaagagagaggaggaaaaATGAtggttaaagtagtgttagtggatagtgagatccatattattattagtatttaatgaGTTATAATGGTTGACCATAGTAATATatgttgtaaataaataatgattaaaggccaaaattggtccatatgatcattttacgtttttggtcctaaattttatctttttgattttttggtcctgcacatttGGTcatccgtcaacatttccgttaaaaactaacggtcaacgggtttaatctcgattttgaccaaattagacttttaattttgagtttttacttcctaattattttagtaaatattcatttaaaatcagatttaaataatagatTAAGGCTTCCTCACATCGCGTTTTTCTTCCTCTcatctttcatcttcttctttcttctcatctttcatcttcttccttcctcttcctctcaaACCCTAGTTATGGAGCGTTCGACTTTCAGCAAAGGGTCCGGCGAGAGTGGCGGCGATCAACGTGACCTTCGATTCTGGTACGAGTGTTGCAATTGCAGTCGACTTACTTCCCTTCGTATCGTCAAAAGTCATGGCAACCCTACAAGGGGAAACTCTACTTTGTTTGTGAGAAAAAAAGAGTGCACTTTTTTCAAGTGGTGCTCACCAATCGAACCAATTGAAGAAGACGATGGTGTGGAATCATTGCCGACGCTGGACGAGACGGATGGGGACAGTTTAGGCTTGATTTTGGCATCGATCGATGACAATAATCGAGCCATACAGAAATTAGCTAGTGTTGTGAAGTATGgatttagtttttttgttattgtgaTGTTGGCTTGTATTTTGATGTTGAAGTAATGTATGTATTTTGGCATTAATGTGGAGTGAAATCATGATGTAAAAGCTTTATTTGGCATGATGGATTTAGTAATGTTTGAATTTCTTTGCAGTAAGGTATGTATTTTGAATGTGGAGTGAAGTAATGTATGGATTTTTTGGCAGTAAGGTATGAATTTGGCAGTCTTTGGCATGAATGTGGAGTGAAGTAATATATGGATTTTGGCAGAAATCTGAAATGCTATGTAAtctgaaatttgaaatgtgcTTTCTTTGAAATGAAAGCTACAATttacctaaaaaaaaaactaataattgGATAGATGCATCACAAATATCCTCCAATAGATTGATCTCGATTTGGAGTTGATGATCGACCTTCTTTTTCTCGTCTAAGTTCTGTCTT
The genomic region above belongs to Salvia hispanica cultivar TCC Black 2014 chromosome 3, UniMelb_Shisp_WGS_1.0, whole genome shotgun sequence and contains:
- the LOC125216919 gene encoding vacuolar protein sorting-associated protein 22 homolog 1 gives rise to the protein MRRRPGIGGLQNAAAARDQYRLLGENVAKLRTDLMKEQLATFRSQLEDFARKHKNDIRKNPAFRSQFHEMCAKVGVDPLASNKGFWAELLGIGDFYYELGVQIVDICLATRPHNGGLISLEELCKLLGQRRKGTREAISQDDCLRAISKLKVLGNGFEVISLGKKKLVRSVPTELNKDHNEILELAQGQGFVTVDEVQRRLSWSSGRATDALETLLEEGLAMIDNGHKDGRSRYWFPCVSSVSSYSASDAI
- the LOC125216920 gene encoding uncharacterized protein LOC125216920 is translated as MEVINSNLEMVYHGVYGLILKGTLKQVMERSTFSKGSGESGGDQRDLRFWYECCNCSRLTSLRIVKSHGNPTRGNSTLFVRKKECTFFKWCSPIEPIEEDDGVESLPTLDETDGDSLGLILASIDDNNRAIQKLASVVKYGFSFFVIVMLACILMLK